The Streptomyces sp. 11x1 genomic sequence GTCGGGCCAGGCCGCCAGCGAGCCGAGGTCCTGCTTGCTCACGGTCCGGGGCACCGTACGCAGGTATTCGAGGGGAGCGACCGCCTCGCAGTACTCCTTGTCCTCGTAAGGGGCGCCGACGGTCGTGTAGAAGGTCTTCAACCGGTCGGGCACCTTCTCGGCGGCGCGGGAGTCGGGGTGGTCGGTGCTCAGGTCGTCGTAGGCGGCCAGAGCCCTGCGGTACTCGGACTGGGTGGTCGAGAAGGACTCACCGGAGGCCTTGTCCACGAGCTCGTCGGCCTTCTCCAGCCGGTCCAGGAGCATCTCCTCGACGGCTTCCTTCCGCGCGGTCTCGTACAGCAGGCCGCTCGCGACGGGGACACCGAGCAGGAGGACACCGAGCGCGATGGCGAGCGGGGACTTCGCCGGCCACACCAGGCGGTTGCGCAGGCCCAGGAAGGCGCCGTGGGCCGCCACGAGCAGAAGGAAGAGGCCGTAGACGGTGAGGGTGGTGCCCGAGACGCCGTCAGGGTCGGCCGGCAGCACCGAGAAGAGCAGCAGTCCGGTGGCCGCCCAGCACACCAGGGTCAGGAGCGGGCGGCGCATCAGCGCGTAGCCGAGCCCCAGCCCGCTGAGGTTCAGCAGGCCCACCCCGACGGCCCGCCAGCCGTCCGCGGGGCCGGGGGGCGGTGCCGAGGGCATCGGCGGCACCACATAACTGTGACTCCAGCCGTCCTGGTCTCTTACCCCGTACTGATCCCCGGACATCTCGGATCCCCCCGTCAACTCCACCCGCATGCTTACGAATTGTCAGTGTACGGCCGAAACTCGATGCCGCGACAGGTGATTCTCGGGCGCGGACGGAGATCGATTTCACTTCGTGACCACTGCCCGAGAAATGGCGCGAAAACATCGGCCGCATCGCTGGTCGGTGCGTGGGAACCACAGGCCCCACAGCTGGTTGACGCCTCCGGGTCACGTTCCGGTTCGCCCGGCGGGCGACAGGTTCTCCTCGACCGGAGCAGGCACGGGCGCGCGGCGGGCGGGGGACGCCTGGGCGAGGACGACGACGGCCGCACCGGTCGTGAAGACACCCGCCAACAGCAGGAGTGCGTAGGGGCGGTCGGGTCGTACGGGACGCGGCCCGCGTGCCGTGTCCTCCGGGAAGGTCATGACGGGGGCGCCGGTGATGTCGGTGGCGTCGTCGTCGGCGCGCAGGACGCCCAGGAGCCGGTCGAGTTCGGCGAGGGCGTCACGGCCGGTGCGCTCGACGCTCATCAGGAGGTCACGGGTGCGGTGCGTTCGGGGTCGGTGTCGAGCACCATGCGTCCCGCACCGGCCTGGACCAGCATGGCGTTCACCGAGTGTCCGACGATGTCGTGCAATTCCCGGGCGATGCACACCCGTTCGGCGACGACCGTCTCGCGGCGCAGCAACCGCCGCAGCTCCTCCGTCTCCCTGCGGCGGCGGGCCGTGGCGCAGCCCGCCGCCCACACCAGCAGCCAGACGAGGACGACCGCGGCCCGGGTCACCCACTGGTCGTCCTTCGGGGCGAAGTGGGCCAGCACACCGGGCGGTACGAGGAGCGCGCCGAGCACGGCCCTGCGCGGACTGGCGTACAGGCCCAGCGAGTGGACGCCGATGAGGTTCGCGACCGGCGTCAACTGGCCGGGCCCCACCCACAGGGTCTCCACGACGAGCCCCGCCGTGCCCACCGCGTACCCGGCGAGCGGGGCGCGGCGCCGGACCGCCAGGCCCCCGGCGATCATCGCGCCGAGGGCCAGGACGAGGGGCGGGGAGGCGTCGGGGCCCTCCCCTGCGCCGAGCCGTACGACGGTCATGGCCACGAACAGCACGGCGGCGGCCGCCACGTCGCCCGGTGGCAACCGCCGCCGCCGGGCCCGGCCCTCCGCCATGCTCCGCCCCGCCCCGTCAGCTGATGCAGGATCAAGTCCCGCTCAAACCAACAAGGTTGGCGAAGCATGGGGATCGCATCCAGGGGGCAGTACAGGGATCAGTAGCTTCCGCGCCTGACCCGGCGCAGCAGGACGACACCGGCCAGCACCGCCACACCGCCGATCATCGCGGGCCACAGCTGCGAACCGGTCTCGGCGAGGCTGCCCGACGCCGACCCGGACCCCTGCGCGCCGGGCTGCCCGGCGGCCGACGGCACGTTCGCCGCGGGCGTCTGCTCGGGGGCCGCGACCGCGTCGCCACCGTCCCCGGCGTCGCCCGCGCCGTCGCCGCCCTGGTCACCCTGGTCCGGCTGGTCGCCGCCCGCGGGGTTGCCGCGCTGGGTCGCCTTCACCGAGCCGAGGACCTGGGGCTCCTTGTCGCCGCCCTGGTTCGCCTGGTCGTCCGCGCCGCCGGGTGCCTGGGCGGTCTCGGAGGGCTCGGCCGCATTCTCGTCCTTGCCCTGGTCAGCACCCTCGTCCTGCCCGTCGCCCGGCTTCTGCTGACCCTGGTCCTGCTCCTCACCCTGGTCCTGACCGCCGTCCTGGCCCTGGCCCGGGTCCTGACCCTGGTCGTCGTCCTGGCCGGCGTCGCCGCCCTGGTCACCACCGTTGCCTTGGTCGCCACCGTTGCCTTGGTCGCCACCGTCACCCTGGCCGCCACCGTTGCCCTGGTCACCGTCGCCGTCGCCCTGGCCGCCGCCGAGGTCGGCCGCGTCGCACTCGCGGCCGTCGTTGATGCAGTCCACCATCGCCCGCATCAGGTCCTCGTCGAAGACGTTGATGAAGTCACCGTGGTCGGTGACGGCCTTGTGGAGCTGCTCGGGGAAGGTGTCCACGGCGAACAGCGGCGTCGTACGGCCGCCGTCCTGGAGGCTCGGGGCGTCGACGTCGTAGACGATGCGCTGGACCAGCTGCGGGATGGCCTTGAAGCCGGCCGCGCAGCTGCCGTCCGCGGCGGCGAAGGCCACGTGGGTGCGGTGGTTGGCGCTGTCGATGTTGCGCCCGTCCCAGCAGCTCTGGAACTTGAAGGTGCGGACCACGTCGCTGCCGGAGGGGCAGAGCGGGTACTTGTCCTTCAGCTGCCGGTCCTCGAAGCCGGTGCAGCTCCAGGACGCATTGGCGTTGGCCGGGCCGTTGACGAAGGCCTTGGCGTCGCCGGTGATGATGCGCAGCAGCCGCGGCATCTCCACGACCTCGCCCCGCGGGCTGCCGACGAAGGTCATGGTGACCTCCTTGGGCGTCACGATCTCACCGGCGTTGCCCTCGATGCCGCCGCCGGGCGAGTTGGCGTCCTGCTCGGCGGTGCCGTTCTGCAGACGGATCACGGGCCAGAAGTACGACGACCTGTCGCCCTGGTTCTCACAGCTGGTGTCGGCGGCTGCGAGGTCCTCGTCGCCGGCGAAGGCGTTGTTGCCCTGGTTGCCGATGTAGTCGTGGAAGTGGTGCGCACCGTTGGAGACACCGGGGGCGACGATCACGTTGTCCGAGTTGAACACGCCGTTGGCGTTCACCCCGCAGTCGGTGCTGAAGGAGCCGGTGGAGCCGTTCTGTCCGCCGCGGTTCCCGGCGTTCGGCTGGACGGACCTGATGTCGGCGTAGTCCGCGGCCACCGGCCCGTTGCCGGCCTGGCCCCCGTTGCCCTGCTGTCCCTGGCCGCCCTGCTGCCCGCCCTGGTTCTGATCTCCCTGGCCGCCCTGGTTCTGGCCGTCGCCGTTCTGCTCACCGCCGTCCTGACCGGCGTCCTGGTTCTCGGCGGGGCGCAGTTCGCAGGCGGCGAGGGAGTCGAGTCCGTCGGGGCGGTCCCCGACGCGGTCGATGGCGATCGCGATCCGCTCGATCGTCGCCGCCCGCTTCTCCTTCAGCGGGTTCATGATCGCGTTGTCGGCGAACCCGCTGTCCTGCTGCTGGGCCTGGACGGAGTTCTGCAGCCGCTGGTATGCCTCGGCTATCTGCTGGTCCAGGGCGGCGAGTTCCTTGTCGACGCCTTCCCGTGCCCCCTCGGGCACCTCCGTCAGCTCGCTGCCGACGTCCGGGCAGTCGATCGTGCCGGCGGCGGAGGCGACCCGCTCGACCCAGTCGTCGGGCGCACCGTCCTCGGTGGCCGACGCGTAGACGTTGACGGCCACGAGACCACCTCCGCCCAAGATCAACGCGATCGCGGCAGAGGTCGCGCGCCGTGCTCCGGATGGGCGTCTGCGCCTGGTGGTGCGTCCCACGGATAGCTCCTACAACGTCGTGGTCGGGTCCGGGCATAAAAAACCCCAGCCTTATACGGAGCCGGGCGTCGATGTGTTCAAACGCCTCGCAGATTCACAGAAATCCCATAGGCGGCAGGGCATCACACATGGTCAAAGGGGTAGCAAGCGCTCTCGCGACCGAGCTGTCGAAGGTCTCGTCCGGGGCAGCGCACGACCCCCTCTCGCCTCCGGGCGCGGGGCAGTGTAGACATGGGCACATGGTCCGTCTCCTGGGTCGATCTCGCTCTCAATCGACCCGCCGTCCCCAGGGTCGGCCTGCGCAGGGCCGGGACGACCGCGCCCGGCGGGTACCGCATGGATCGGACGGCGGCGCGAGCCGGGAGCCGGAACACGGCCGGGGCCCGCTCTCGGGGTTGCGGTCGGCGCTGAGCGGGCGCAGTGTCGCCGGGCAGGTGTTCCTGCTGCAGGTCGTGATCGTGCTGGTACTGGTGGTGTCGGCCGTGGTGGCACTGGTCCTCCAGGTGCGGCACGACAGCTCCAAGGAGGCGCACAACCGTTCGCTCGCCGTGGCGGAGACGTTCGCCAACGCGCCGGGCACCCGGGAGGCGCTGAACGCCCCCGATCCGACGGCGGTGCTCCAGCCACGCGCCGAGGCCGCCCGGGTCCAGTCCAAGGTGGACTTCATCGTCGTGATGAACACCGACGGGATCCGGTACACCCATCCGAAGACCGACCGCATCGGCAAGCAGTTCGTCGGCACCGTCGAGCCCGCGCTGAAGGGCGAGTCCTTCACCGAGGAGGTGAACGGCACCCTGGGCCCGCTGGTCCAGGCCGTGGTGCCGGTCAAGGATCCCGACGGCAAGGTGGTGGGCCTGGTGTCGGCCGGCATCACCACCGAGAACGTGGGCGGGGTGGCCGAGCAGCAGCTGCCCCTCGTGCTGGCCGCCGCCGCGGCGGCCCTCGCCCTGGCGACGGCGGGCACGGCGCTCGTCAGCAAGCGCCTGCTGCGGCAGACCCACGGGCTCGGCCCGTCCGAGATGACTCGCATGTATGAGCACCACGACGCGGTGCTGCACGCCGTACGGGAGGGCGTGATCATCGTCGGCGGCGGGGGCCGGCTGCTGCTCGCCAACGACGAGGCGCACCGGTTGCTGGACCTCCCCGCGGACGCTGAGGGCCGGGACGTCCACTCCCTGGGCCTCGAGGCGCACGTGGCGGACCTGCTGACCTCCGGGCGGCTCGCCAACGACGAGGTGCACCTGGTGGGCGACCGGCTGCTGGCGGTCAACCAGCGGCCCACCGATCTCCAGGGCGAGCCCTCCGGCAGCGTCGCCACGCTCCGCGACTCCACCGAGCTGCGTGCCCTCTCCGGCCGCGCGGAGGCGGCGCGGGAGCGGCTGAAGCTGCTCTACGACGCCGGGGTGGGCGTCGGCACCGGCCTGGACGTGACCCGTACCGCCGAAGAACTGGCGGAGGTCGCGGTCCCCCGGTTCGCGGACTTCGTCACCGTGGACCTGGCCCCGGCCGCGCTCAGCGGCGAGGAGCCCGAGACGGCCACCACGCTGCGCCGTACGGCGTGCACCGGGATCCGCAAGGACGCGCCGCTGTACAAGGTGGGCGAGCGGATCGACCTGGTCCCCTCCTCGCCGCAGGCCCGCAGCATCGACGGCGGCAGCTCGACCCTCGTGGCCGACCTCAGCCGGGCGACCGGCTGGCAGGCCCAGGACCTCGAACGGTCCGCGCAGGTCGTCGAGTACGGCATCCACTCACTGATCGCCGTGCCGTTGCGGGTGGGCCAGCTGGTGCTGGGCGTCGCCACCTTCTGGCGCTCGGAGAAACCCGAGCCGTTCGACCAGGAGGAGCTGGCGCTCGCCGAGGAGCTCGTGGCGCGCGCGGCGGTCTCCATCGACAACGCGCGCCGCTACACCCGCGAGCACACGATGGCCGAGACCCTGCAGCGCAGCCTCCTGCCGCGCAACCTGCCCGAGCAGAGCGCCCTGGAGGTCGCCTACCGCTATCTGCCCGCCCAGGCCGGGGTGGGCGGCGACTGGTTCGACGTACTGCCGCTGTCCGGTACCCGGGTCGCCGTCGTCGTGGGCGACGTGGTCGGTCATGGTCTGCACGCGGCGGCCACGATGGGACGGCTGCGCACGGCGGTCCACAACTTCACCGCGCTGGACCTGCCGCCCGACGAGATCCTGGGGCTGCTGGACGAGATGGTCAGCCGGATCGACCAGGACGAGGCGGTGCTCGACGGCAACGCCCCGATCACCGGGGCCACCTGCCTGTACGCGATCTACGACCCGGTCTCACGGCATTGCACCGTCGCCCGCGCCGGTCATCCGCCGCTCGCGGTGGCCCGGCCCGACGGCACGGTCGACTTCCCCGACGTGCCGGCCGGCCCGCCGCTCGGTCTGGGCGGGCTGCCCTTCGAGACGGCCGAGCTGGACCTCGCCGAGGGCAGCCGCATCGTGCTGTACACCGACGGTCTCGTCGAGGACCGGGAGCGGGACATCGACGACGGGCTCGAACTGCTGCGCGCCGCCCTGGCGGGGGCCGACGGCTCGCCTCAGGGCACCTGTGAGGCCGTTCTCGACGCGCTGCCGCCGAGCCGGGCGAGCGACGACATCGCGCTGATCGTCGCCCGCACCCGGGCGCTGGACTCGGGCCGTGTCGTCGAGTGGGAGGTGCCGGGCGACCCCGCCGCGGTCCGCCGGGCGCGCTCGGAGGCCACCCGGCAGCTGGCCGTCTGGGGCCTGGAGGAGCTGGAGTTCACCACCGAGCTGATCCTCAGCGAGCTGGTCACCAACGCCATCCGGTACGGCGGCGGGCCGATCCGGGTCCGGCTCATCCACGACCGGCAGCTGATCTGCGAGGTCACCGACAGCAGTCACACCTCGCCCCATCTGCGGTACGCCGCCACGACCGACGAGGGCGGCCGGGGCCTGTACCTCATCGCCCAGCTCACCCAGCGCTGGGGCACGCGCTACTCCCCCACCGGCAAGACGATCTGGACCGAACAGGCGCTGCCCTGACGGCCGTCGGACAGCCGCGTCCGGAAGGACCCGGCACCCAACGCACAAGGAGAGACCGGAGCATGCGCATAGGACTGCTCGGAACCGGACCGTGGGCCGAGATGGCCTACGCCCCCGCGCTGAGCGCCCACCAGGAGCTGGAGTTCGCGGGGGTGTGGGGCAGGCGCCCGGAGGCGGCCAAGGAACTGGCCGACCGGCACGGCGGGCTGCCGGTGTACGAGGACGTCGACGCCCTGTTCGCGGACGTGGACGCGGTCGCCGTGGCCCTGCCGCCCTCCGTGCAGGCACCGCTCGCGGTGCGCGCTGCGCGGGCGGGCTGTCATCTGCTGCTCGACAAGCCGCTGTCGATCGACGTCGAGCAGGGGCGGGCCGTCGTCGCGGCGGTCGAGGAGAGCGGGGTCGCCTCGGTCGTCTTCTTCACCGCCCGGTTCCAGACCGCGATCGACGCGTGGATCACCGAACAGGCCGCCCGGGAGGGCTGGTTCACGGGTCGCGCGGAGTGGTTCGGGTCGCTGTTCGACGGGGAGAGCGACAGTCCGTTCGCCAACTCGCCGTGGCGGCGGGAGAAAGGCGGACTGTGGGACGTGGGCCCGCACGCCCTGTCCGTGCTGCTGCCGGTCCTCGGGGACGTGGTGAACGTGGCCGCCGCCGTGCGGGGGCCCCGGGACACGGTCCATCTGGTGCTCCTGCACACCGGCGGGGCGTCCAGCACGCTCACCCTCAGCCTCACCGCCCCGCCCGCGGCCGCCGGTGCCACGGTCGAGCTGCGCGGCCGGGCCGGGACGGCCGTACTGCCCACGACCGACGAAGAGGTCGTACCGGCTCTGGTGCGGGCGGGGGACGCGCTGCTGGCGGCGGTCCGTAGTGGTCGTCCGCATCCGTGCGACGCCGCGTTCGCGCTGCGCGTGACGGAGCTACTGGCTGCCGCGGAAGGGCAGTTGACCGGCTGACGAGCCCGACTCGGGGCCCCGCGTTCGAGTTTGCGTTCGACGTGTACCGGACATCGTCCGGTGGCGGGCACGCCTTCGCCTCGCGCGTTTCGGTGAGGAGGCGCCCGTGAGTGTGACGGACGGGGACGGCGCCGAGCCCCCGCGGCGCGGGGCGGCGGCCCGGAAGAAGGACCAGGACGCGCGGACGGTCATGCGGCTGCGCCTGGGGGTCGGGGTCATCGGTGTCCTGCTCCCCCTGGCGCTGCCGGCCGGCAACTGGATCGCGGCGCGGATCGACGGGCGGACCGGTGAGGACTCCTGGCCCGGTTCCATGAGCGGGGCGTACTACACGAGCACCCGTGACGTCTTCGTCGGCGCCCTGTGCGCGCTCGGGATCTTCCTGATCGTCTACCGGTTCGACCGTTCAACGACATCCTGGGCACCGTCGCCGGCGCCTGTGCCCTGGGCGTCGCCCTCTTTCCCACCGCGCCGGGGTCCGGGGGCGACACGGGACAGCGGACGGTCTCGGTGTTCCACCAGGTCTTCGCGGTCGCCCTGTTGACGGCGATGGCGGCCTTCTGCATCTCCATGTACCGGGCGCGCGGCTTCAAGGACCGGCCGTACGCGCGGCGTCCCTATCTGGTGGCCGGTGTACTGATCCTCGTCTTCATGGCGCTGGCCGCCGTGGCGGCGGCCACCGAGGTGGGCGACGACTGGACGGTCACACCTCTGTACCTGTGCGAGTGGCTGTCGGTGTGGTCCTTCGGCTTCGCGTGGACGGGGGCGGCGCTGTCCCTCGCCGCGGACATCGACCGGCTGTCGCGGACCCGGGCGGTGGTCGACGCGGTGGCCGGGTGGCTCCGCTCCCTCGGTGGCCTCGGCTCCTCGGTCGGCGGCGGGCTC encodes the following:
- a CDS encoding histidine kinase dimerization/phosphoacceptor domain-containing protein, which produces MAEGRARRRRLPPGDVAAAAVLFVAMTVVRLGAGEGPDASPPLVLALGAMIAGGLAVRRRAPLAGYAVGTAGLVVETLWVGPGQLTPVANLIGVHSLGLYASPRRAVLGALLVPPGVLAHFAPKDDQWVTRAAVVLVWLLVWAAGCATARRRRETEELRRLLRRETVVAERVCIARELHDIVGHSVNAMLVQAGAGRMVLDTDPERTAPVTS
- a CDS encoding SpoIIE family protein phosphatase, which produces MVRLLGRSRSQSTRRPQGRPAQGRDDRARRVPHGSDGGASREPEHGRGPLSGLRSALSGRSVAGQVFLLQVVIVLVLVVSAVVALVLQVRHDSSKEAHNRSLAVAETFANAPGTREALNAPDPTAVLQPRAEAARVQSKVDFIVVMNTDGIRYTHPKTDRIGKQFVGTVEPALKGESFTEEVNGTLGPLVQAVVPVKDPDGKVVGLVSAGITTENVGGVAEQQLPLVLAAAAAALALATAGTALVSKRLLRQTHGLGPSEMTRMYEHHDAVLHAVREGVIIVGGGGRLLLANDEAHRLLDLPADAEGRDVHSLGLEAHVADLLTSGRLANDEVHLVGDRLLAVNQRPTDLQGEPSGSVATLRDSTELRALSGRAEAARERLKLLYDAGVGVGTGLDVTRTAEELAEVAVPRFADFVTVDLAPAALSGEEPETATTLRRTACTGIRKDAPLYKVGERIDLVPSSPQARSIDGGSSTLVADLSRATGWQAQDLERSAQVVEYGIHSLIAVPLRVGQLVLGVATFWRSEKPEPFDQEELALAEELVARAAVSIDNARRYTREHTMAETLQRSLLPRNLPEQSALEVAYRYLPAQAGVGGDWFDVLPLSGTRVAVVVGDVVGHGLHAAATMGRLRTAVHNFTALDLPPDEILGLLDEMVSRIDQDEAVLDGNAPITGATCLYAIYDPVSRHCTVARAGHPPLAVARPDGTVDFPDVPAGPPLGLGGLPFETAELDLAEGSRIVLYTDGLVEDRERDIDDGLELLRAALAGADGSPQGTCEAVLDALPPSRASDDIALIVARTRALDSGRVVEWEVPGDPAAVRRARSEATRQLAVWGLEELEFTTELILSELVTNAIRYGGGPIRVRLIHDRQLICEVTDSSHTSPHLRYAATTDEGGRGLYLIAQLTQRWGTRYSPTGKTIWTEQALP
- a CDS encoding DUF1996 domain-containing protein yields the protein MAVNVYASATEDGAPDDWVERVASAAGTIDCPDVGSELTEVPEGAREGVDKELAALDQQIAEAYQRLQNSVQAQQQDSGFADNAIMNPLKEKRAATIERIAIAIDRVGDRPDGLDSLAACELRPAENQDAGQDGGEQNGDGQNQGGQGDQNQGGQQGGQGQQGNGGQAGNGPVAADYADIRSVQPNAGNRGGQNGSTGSFSTDCGVNANGVFNSDNVIVAPGVSNGAHHFHDYIGNQGNNAFAGDEDLAAADTSCENQGDRSSYFWPVIRLQNGTAEQDANSPGGGIEGNAGEIVTPKEVTMTFVGSPRGEVVEMPRLLRIITGDAKAFVNGPANANASWSCTGFEDRQLKDKYPLCPSGSDVVRTFKFQSCWDGRNIDSANHRTHVAFAAADGSCAAGFKAIPQLVQRIVYDVDAPSLQDGGRTTPLFAVDTFPEQLHKAVTDHGDFINVFDEDLMRAMVDCINDGRECDAADLGGGQGDGDGDQGNGGGQGDGGDQGNGGDQGNGGDQGGDAGQDDDQGQDPGQGQDGGQDQGEEQDQGQQKPGDGQDEGADQGKDENAAEPSETAQAPGGADDQANQGGDKEPQVLGSVKATQRGNPAGGDQPDQGDQGGDGAGDAGDGGDAVAAPEQTPAANVPSAAGQPGAQGSGSASGSLAETGSQLWPAMIGGVAVLAGVVLLRRVRRGSY
- a CDS encoding Gfo/Idh/MocA family oxidoreductase, producing MRIGLLGTGPWAEMAYAPALSAHQELEFAGVWGRRPEAAKELADRHGGLPVYEDVDALFADVDAVAVALPPSVQAPLAVRAARAGCHLLLDKPLSIDVEQGRAVVAAVEESGVASVVFFTARFQTAIDAWITEQAAREGWFTGRAEWFGSLFDGESDSPFANSPWRREKGGLWDVGPHALSVLLPVLGDVVNVAAAVRGPRDTVHLVLLHTGGASSTLTLSLTAPPAAAGATVELRGRAGTAVLPTTDEEVVPALVRAGDALLAAVRSGRPHPCDAAFALRVTELLAAAEGQLTG